A genomic segment from Arcobacter acticola encodes:
- a CDS encoding SHOCT domain-containing protein, protein MKITSIVLSIGIFLFSGCAHKPIPGSNNILELPNESATMGCEFIKKSRVLNLIGFGHDMHVENAKILMINDVIMNNGNAYLQHYLSAGFGEAGNASFSIYKCPEGYNYRNTKISKNSSSNDSMDKLEKIKDMYENKLITKDEYDKKRKELLDSF, encoded by the coding sequence ATGAAAATTACTTCAATTGTTTTAAGTATAGGAATATTTTTATTTTCAGGTTGTGCACATAAGCCTATCCCTGGTTCAAACAATATTTTAGAACTTCCTAATGAATCTGCAACAATGGGTTGTGAATTTATTAAAAAATCTAGAGTATTAAATCTAATTGGCTTTGGACATGATATGCATGTCGAAAATGCAAAAATTTTAATGATAAACGATGTTATCATGAATAATGGGAATGCTTATTTACAACACTATTTATCTGCAGGTTTTGGAGAAGCGGGTAATGCAAGTTTTAGTATTTACAAATGTCCTGAAGGATATAACTACAGAAATACAAAAATATCAAAAAATTCTAGCTCAAATGATTCTATGGATAAATTAGAAAAAATTAAAGATATGTATGAAAATAAATTAATAACTAAGGATGAATATGACAAAAAAAGAAAGGAATTATTAGATAGTTTTTGA
- a CDS encoding IS5 family transposase, whose amino-acid sequence MAGLFDYEFQLEKINKHQPPLQKLNKIIDWEMFRETIESALEKEDRKSNAGRKPYDKLLMFKILILQRYYNLSDEQTEFQIKDRLSFLDFLGLQIGDDVPDEKTIWLFKEQLKEKGLSKKLFELFTSKLISNGIVAKEGTIVDASFVNVPKQRNTRDENKQIKEDKMPQSFEDNPNKKAQKDCDARWTTKGGQREYGYKDHVASDQKTKIITKYEVTPASTHDSQVVKDLIDGDDNTLYADSAYKSEETEQYLESKNVKSKVIKRAYRNKPLTNAQHKENYKHSKTRVRVEHIFGTLTTQMHNALNLLSIGIDRIKSTIGLTNLTYNLVRYEQMVRLQKVKLI is encoded by the coding sequence ATGGCAGGACTATTTGACTACGAATTTCAATTGGAAAAAATCAATAAACATCAACCACCGCTACAAAAACTAAACAAGATTATTGATTGGGAGATGTTTAGAGAAACAATTGAATCAGCTTTAGAAAAAGAGGATAGAAAGTCAAATGCAGGAAGAAAGCCATACGATAAATTGCTAATGTTTAAAATTTTAATACTTCAACGATATTATAATCTTTCAGATGAACAAACAGAATTTCAGATCAAAGATAGATTATCATTTTTAGATTTTTTAGGATTGCAAATCGGTGATGATGTACCAGATGAAAAGACTATATGGTTGTTTAAAGAGCAACTAAAAGAGAAAGGTTTATCCAAAAAATTATTTGAACTATTTACCTCTAAACTTATCTCAAATGGAATAGTTGCCAAAGAGGGGACAATCGTTGATGCTTCATTTGTAAATGTACCCAAACAAAGAAATACAAGAGATGAAAATAAACAAATCAAAGAGGATAAAATGCCACAAAGCTTTGAAGACAATCCAAATAAAAAAGCTCAAAAAGATTGTGATGCAAGATGGACAACAAAAGGAGGTCAAAGAGAATATGGATATAAAGATCATGTAGCCTCAGATCAGAAAACTAAAATTATCACTAAATATGAAGTGACGCCAGCTTCAACCCATGATTCACAAGTGGTTAAAGATTTGATAGATGGAGATGATAATACCCTCTATGCTGATAGTGCTTATAAATCTGAAGAGACTGAGCAATATCTCGAAAGTAAAAATGTGAAATCAAAAGTTATCAAAAGAGCCTACAGAAACAAACCCTTAACCAATGCCCAGCATAAAGAAAATTATAAACACTCTAAAACAAGAGTAAGAGTTGAACATATATTTGGAACACTTACAACTCAAATGCATAATGCACTTAATCTTCTCTCAATTGGAATAGATAGGATAAAGTCCACAATAGGACTTACGAACCTTACCTACAACTTAGTCAGATACGAACAGATGGTTAGATTACAAAAGGTAAAATTGATATGA
- a CDS encoding leucine-rich repeat-containing protein kinase family protein, protein METLKELKSGKLKNSTHIKIACSLDIFPSELYTLEDSLEVLDLTDNNLSSLPDDFYRFKKLKRLFLSNNQFNHVPKVLAKLPVLSMIGIRNNHIEIFEENSLPLSTRWLILTDNNLQAIPESIGDLSLLQKFMISGNQLTFLPSSISNCKNLELLRISANKLSSFPNILLSLPKLSWLAYSGNPFCKKHPNSNTKLQIISWNELEIKELLGEGASGNIYKAIYENKEVAIKVFKGDMTSDGLPQEEMDINISMGVHENLIDVLAQVVNHPQNKDVLMLELIPSSFSNLGLPPSFETCTRDVYKENFKLSLQSCLKILKGMANAAVHMHERNIMHGDFYAHNIMIDKNDNSILGDFGGASYYEAEDLQMHNALEHLEVRAFGCLIEDLLVLSKEDNKSEKIKDALLKLQISCLSEIPNKRPLFKEILERLDEIVS, encoded by the coding sequence ATGGAAACACTAAAAGAACTGAAATCTGGCAAATTAAAAAACTCAACACATATCAAAATAGCATGTAGTCTTGATATCTTTCCTTCTGAATTATATACCTTAGAAGATAGCTTGGAAGTTTTGGATTTAACTGATAATAATCTATCTTCTTTGCCAGATGATTTTTATAGATTTAAAAAACTAAAAAGACTTTTTTTATCAAATAATCAATTTAATCATGTTCCAAAAGTATTAGCTAAACTTCCTGTTTTATCAATGATTGGAATAAGAAATAATCATATTGAAATATTTGAAGAAAATTCATTACCTCTTAGTACAAGATGGTTAATATTAACTGATAACAATTTGCAAGCTATACCTGAGTCTATTGGTGATTTATCTTTACTTCAAAAATTTATGATTTCAGGAAATCAATTAACGTTTTTACCTTCTAGTATTAGTAATTGTAAAAATTTAGAACTTTTAAGAATTTCTGCAAATAAACTTAGCTCTTTCCCTAATATTTTACTTTCATTACCAAAACTTTCATGGCTTGCATATAGTGGAAACCCTTTTTGTAAAAAACATCCAAACTCTAATACAAAATTGCAAATAATTTCATGGAATGAATTAGAAATAAAAGAACTATTAGGGGAGGGTGCTTCTGGGAATATTTATAAAGCAATATATGAAAATAAAGAAGTTGCTATAAAAGTATTTAAAGGAGATATGACATCAGATGGTTTACCCCAAGAAGAAATGGATATAAATATCTCTATGGGTGTACATGAAAATCTTATTGATGTTTTAGCTCAAGTAGTAAATCATCCCCAAAATAAAGATGTATTGATGTTAGAACTAATTCCATCTTCTTTTTCAAACTTAGGATTGCCTCCTAGTTTTGAGACTTGTACAAGGGATGTTTATAAAGAAAACTTTAAACTCTCACTTCAATCTTGTTTAAAAATTCTAAAAGGAATGGCAAATGCTGCTGTTCATATGCATGAACGAAATATAATGCATGGTGATTTTTATGCACATAATATTATGATAGATAAAAATGATAATAGTATTTTAGGTGATTTTGGTGGAGCATCATATTATGAAGCAGAAGATTTGCAAATGCATAACGCCTTAGAACATTTAGAAGTAAGAGCTTTTGGATGTTTGATTGAAGATTTATTGGTTTTATCAAAGGAAGATAATAAAAGTGAAAAAATAAAAGATGCTTTATTGAAATTACAAATATCATGTTTAAGTGAAATCCCTAATAAAAGACCCTTATTTAAAGAGATATTAGAGCGATTAGATGAAATTGTATCTTAA
- a CDS encoding DUF1566 domain-containing protein produces MLLSCNSLGLPAQKTQIEKNEEINNSPITSTSSQYPIVDTNQEKCFDVSGVQISCMQTGQDAQYKTLSPSFSDNNDGTVSDHITKLVWQQTADINGDGKVNYDDKMSQSDAISYCENLTLAKKSDWRLPDIKSIYSLIDFNGKDISAYDEEDSKLTPFINNYVFGFGYGDRSKKERLIDAQWATSTKYVSNTMNGNNTMFGVNFADGRIKGYPLTARGKDKKFYVQCVRGNENYGKNNFIDHKDGTITDLATNLMWQKNDNGLGVKWSDALEYCENSREAGYSNWKLPDAKELQSIVDYTRSPDTSNSAAINSVFNATPIINENKQKDFAFYWSSTSHENMSNARNAVYISFGRALGYFHGFYLDVHGAGAQRSAPKDISQINVKQNGFKVVNGAIIRGPQGDVIRGLNFARCVRNIK; encoded by the coding sequence ATGTTATTATCTTGCAATTCTTTAGGTTTACCAGCACAAAAAACACAGATAGAAAAAAATGAAGAAATCAATAATAGTCCAATAACAAGTACAAGTTCTCAATACCCTATAGTAGATACAAACCAAGAAAAATGTTTTGATGTAAGTGGAGTGCAGATTTCATGTATGCAAACAGGACAAGATGCACAGTATAAAACTCTAAGTCCTTCTTTTTCAGATAATAATGACGGAACGGTAAGTGATCATATTACAAAATTAGTATGGCAACAAACAGCAGATATAAATGGTGATGGGAAAGTTAATTATGATGATAAAATGAGTCAAAGTGATGCAATATCATATTGCGAGAATTTAACTCTTGCCAAAAAATCTGATTGGAGACTTCCAGATATTAAATCTATATATTCATTAATTGATTTTAATGGTAAGGATATAAGTGCTTATGATGAAGAAGATAGTAAATTAACACCATTTATTAATAATTATGTCTTTGGTTTTGGATATGGAGATAGAAGTAAAAAAGAAAGACTTATAGATGCTCAGTGGGCAACATCAACAAAATATGTATCTAATACAATGAATGGTAACAATACAATGTTTGGGGTTAATTTTGCAGATGGAAGAATAAAAGGCTATCCACTTACGGCAAGGGGTAAAGATAAAAAGTTTTATGTTCAATGTGTTCGTGGAAATGAAAATTATGGGAAAAACAATTTTATAGATCATAAAGATGGAACAATCACAGATCTTGCAACAAATCTTATGTGGCAAAAAAATGATAATGGTCTTGGTGTAAAGTGGAGCGATGCATTAGAGTATTGTGAAAACTCTAGAGAAGCAGGATATAGCAATTGGAAACTACCAGATGCAAAAGAGCTTCAAAGTATAGTAGATTATACACGTTCACCAGATACAAGTAATTCTGCTGCTATTAATTCAGTTTTTAATGCAACTCCTATAATAAATGAAAATAAACAAAAAGATTTTGCTTTTTATTGGAGTAGTACTAGCCATGAAAATATGTCAAATGCTAGAAATGCTGTATATATAAGTTTTGGGAGAGCATTAGGATATTTTCATGGTTTTTATTTAGATGTTCATGGAGCAGGTGCTCAAAGAAGTGCTCCTAAAGATATATCACAAATAAATGTAAAGCAAAATGGTTTTAAAGTTGTAAATGGTGCAATCATTCGTGGACCACAAGGAGATGTTATTAGGGGCTTAAATTTTGCAAGATGTGTTAGAAATATAAAATAA
- a CDS encoding ion transporter encodes MNTKIKDFVESNLFTKFIIYLIILNGITMGLETSKSFMLSFGDYALLFNQIVITIFTIEIALRIYVYRTSFFKDPWSLFDFFVVSISLIPTSAGFEIVRVLRVLRLFRLITAVPQMKKIVSALISVIPGMLSVIALMTLFFYIFAIMATQLFSEKFPEWFGTLGESFYTLFQVMTLESWSMGIVRPVMEVYPYAWVFFVPFIFVVTFVMINLVVAIIVDAMAILNKKEEETILEEVHSNEIHVNDEIRQLRAEIGELKFLIENNLKTK; translated from the coding sequence ATGAATACAAAAATAAAAGATTTTGTGGAGAGTAATTTATTTACAAAATTTATTATTTATTTGATTATCTTAAATGGTATTACTATGGGATTAGAAACTTCTAAATCATTTATGTTGAGTTTTGGAGATTATGCTTTATTATTTAATCAAATAGTTATAACAATATTTACAATAGAAATAGCACTTAGAATTTATGTTTATAGAACTTCTTTTTTCAAAGATCCATGGAGTTTATTTGATTTCTTTGTTGTTTCTATATCATTAATTCCAACAAGTGCAGGTTTTGAAATAGTAAGGGTTTTAAGAGTACTAAGATTATTTAGACTTATTACTGCTGTACCTCAAATGAAGAAAATAGTTTCAGCTTTAATTAGTGTAATTCCTGGAATGTTATCTGTAATTGCATTAATGACTTTGTTTTTTTATATATTTGCAATTATGGCAACACAGCTTTTTTCTGAGAAGTTTCCTGAATGGTTTGGAACATTAGGAGAATCTTTTTATACTTTATTTCAAGTTATGACTTTAGAATCATGGTCTATGGGAATTGTAAGACCTGTAATGGAAGTATATCCATATGCATGGGTCTTCTTTGTTCCTTTTATATTTGTTGTAACTTTTGTTATGATAAATTTGGTTGTGGCAATCATTGTTGATGCAATGGCTATATTAAATAAAAAAGAAGAAGAAACGATTTTAGAAGAAGTTCATTCAAATGAAATACATGTAAATGATGAGATAAGACAATTAAGAGCAGAAATAGGTGAGCTTAAATTTTTAATAGAAAATAACCTGAAAACTAAATAA
- a CDS encoding DUF5677 domain-containing protein, with the protein MKILTHTFYETLEDELNKSLVSLGENEVNNLEESMIQEIIPDLVKSIKKTLLSDAPKMLEERRILFSEFCKRNHKRWNIAFDLFETFIVICTEAGEEFNKSYRSTAVKENNLVFDIVVRHHARACHISQEILCLLKSGFADGAHARWRALHEVIVTAIFILKHGQECAERFYWHDIVESYKGMIQHKEYEHRLNEKGNSEQEILQCKKVYDEVIAKYGKTFKESYGWASNFITNKRVTFADIEKDVLLDHMRPYYKWASQNIHAGTKGINNKLGMCESTEDFLLVGQSNSGMTNPAHSSAISLAQITIKLLNIEPNIDRLVIMKIILEMENEIGEAFLKCDKSREA; encoded by the coding sequence ATGAAAATTTTAACTCATACATTTTATGAAACACTAGAAGATGAGCTAAACAAATCATTAGTTTCTCTTGGTGAAAATGAAGTTAATAATTTAGAAGAAAGTATGATTCAAGAAATAATACCTGATTTAGTAAAATCTATAAAAAAAACATTATTATCAGACGCCCCAAAAATGCTTGAAGAAAGAAGAATACTATTTTCAGAATTTTGCAAAAGAAATCACAAAAGGTGGAACATAGCTTTTGACTTGTTTGAAACATTTATTGTTATATGTACTGAAGCAGGTGAAGAATTCAACAAATCATATCGTTCTACAGCAGTAAAAGAGAATAATCTCGTTTTTGATATTGTCGTTAGACACCATGCTAGAGCATGTCATATTTCTCAAGAAATCTTATGCTTACTAAAATCTGGATTTGCAGATGGAGCTCATGCAAGATGGCGTGCATTGCATGAGGTGATAGTTACTGCGATATTTATATTAAAACATGGACAAGAATGTGCAGAACGGTTTTATTGGCATGATATAGTTGAATCATACAAAGGGATGATTCAACATAAAGAGTATGAGCATAGATTAAATGAAAAAGGAAATTCAGAACAAGAAATACTTCAATGCAAAAAAGTATATGATGAAGTGATTGCAAAATATGGAAAAACTTTTAAAGAATCATATGGTTGGGCTTCTAATTTTATAACAAATAAACGTGTCACTTTTGCTGATATAGAGAAAGATGTATTATTGGACCATATGAGACCTTATTATAAGTGGGCTAGTCAAAATATACACGCTGGGACTAAAGGCATCAATAATAAGCTAGGAATGTGTGAATCTACAGAAGATTTTCTTTTAGTTGGACAAAGCAATTCAGGAATGACAAACCCTGCACATTCTTCTGCAATTTCTCTTGCTCAAATAACTATTAAGCTATTAAATATAGAACCAAATATTGATAGGCTAGTTATTATGAAAATTATTTTAGAAATGGAAAATGAAATTGGTGAAGCTTTTTTAAAGTGTGACAAAAGTAGAGAAGCATAA
- a CDS encoding helix-turn-helix domain-containing protein has translation MTRLELIQKIQNRKKQINISIENLAKLSNLGVRTVNRFFAGDDVKFSTIEKITNLLGLDFAGNEVIPLNQLQKQRAKEKALFMASLVQSTSTLEFQGLEKDSLDKIIHKFEKEFLQGQYKNKLWVV, from the coding sequence ATGACTAGATTAGAATTAATTCAAAAAATCCAGAATAGAAAAAAGCAAATTAATATAAGTATTGAAAATTTAGCAAAATTAAGTAATCTAGGTGTTAGAACTGTCAATAGATTTTTCGCAGGTGATGATGTAAAATTTAGTACTATAGAAAAAATCACAAATCTACTTGGGCTTGATTTTGCAGGAAATGAAGTAATCCCGCTAAATCAATTACAAAAACAAAGAGCAAAAGAAAAAGCTTTATTTATGGCATCTTTAGTTCAAAGTACATCAACTTTAGAATTTCAAGGCTTAGAAAAAGATTCTTTAGACAAAATTATACATAAGTTTGAAAAAGAATTCCTACAAGGACAATATAAAAATAAACTGTGGGTTGTATAA
- a CDS encoding SOUL family heme-binding protein translates to MAIEEPKYTLMEKYEAFEIRKYSPYLVAQTEVSGTFDERGGKAFRILIKYISGENQQQSNIKMTAPVIQESSDKEGQKISMTAPVIQEKGKEDSNSAIISFVMPESFTLDTLPSPLDNRITLREIPAKIVAVLQYSGGWTEKRYKEHEAILIKALQDANIKIIGEPSFARYNSPFALWFMRRNEIMIEVQR, encoded by the coding sequence ATGGCAATAGAAGAACCAAAGTATACTCTCATGGAAAAATATGAGGCATTTGAAATCAGAAAATATTCACCATATCTTGTAGCACAAACTGAGGTTTCGGGTACATTTGATGAAAGAGGTGGCAAAGCATTTAGAATTCTTATTAAATATATCTCAGGTGAGAATCAGCAGCAAAGTAATATAAAAATGACGGCGCCTGTGATACAAGAAAGTTCAGATAAAGAAGGACAAAAGATATCAATGACAGCTCCAGTGATACAAGAAAAAGGTAAAGAAGATTCTAACAGTGCCATTATTAGTTTTGTAATGCCTGAAAGCTTTACATTAGATACTCTTCCTTCTCCATTAGATAATCGTATTACTCTTAGAGAAATACCAGCAAAGATTGTTGCTGTACTACAATACTCAGGTGGATGGACAGAGAAAAGATATAAAGAGCATGAAGCCATACTTATTAAAGCACTCCAAGATGCTAATATTAAGATCATAGGTGAGCCAAGTTTTGCACGATACAATTCTCCATTTGCACTTTGGTTTATGCGTAGAAATGAAATTATGATAGAAGTGCAAAGATAA
- a CDS encoding DCC1-like thiol-disulfide oxidoreductase family protein encodes MKKAYLFYDGECPFCNQYAKFRELRECIDIELVDARENLLWKEVNPNLNLDDGIILLLSEDFTILQGVEAIAYLDNICIFKGLIFKIQKFIFSNNNLAPFVYSALKIFRKIALYFKNKA; translated from the coding sequence ATGAAAAAAGCATATCTTTTTTATGATGGTGAATGTCCATTTTGTAATCAATATGCTAAGTTTAGAGAACTTAGAGAGTGTATTGATATTGAACTTGTAGATGCAAGAGAAAATCTACTCTGGAAAGAAGTTAATCCAAACTTGAACCTTGATGATGGTATTATTTTATTATTAAGTGAAGATTTCACAATATTGCAAGGTGTCGAAGCAATAGCATATCTTGATAATATTTGTATATTTAAAGGTTTGATTTTTAAAATCCAAAAGTTTATATTTTCAAATAATAATTTAGCCCCTTTTGTATATAGTGCTTTAAAAATTTTCCGAAAAATAGCTTTGTATTTTAAGAATAAAGCGTAA
- a CDS encoding sensor histidine kinase encodes MFKYYKIFLASIFYVISIFFYNYSSYMDYKQKEIEVVDDKLKIGAYTVYNILGEDFFKKAINKDSISQEEDWENINKLSYYNNHANLAFIYSSIKKDNKVYLTSSSASKEELEEKSELHYFHHYEDAGESLVNSFESKEILYDNYTDKWSSFRAVHIPMTLENSQVIVISAEVSMEVFNKIIDDIKYKYLEETLLYLLLTLPIIFTTYLSIKEKTLENIMMEHEVMRSEKMAALGEMIANIAHQWRQPLSVISTGVTGMKIQKEYGILNDEEFDKTCQAINDNAQYLSKTIDHFSDFIKGERNKVVFDIADNINNFLTLVQGSIKIHNINIVLDLEENIKINNYPNELLQCLFNIFNNAKDALIEKKVENKYVFISSKIKKNHVIIKIKDNAHGIANSVLPHIFEPYFTTKDKSKGTGLGLNITYNLVTKGMDGSMEAYNVSFTYNKNEYAGAEFRIELPYE; translated from the coding sequence TTGTTTAAATATTATAAAATATTCCTTGCCTCTATCTTTTATGTAATAAGTATATTTTTTTACAATTATTCTTCATATATGGACTATAAACAAAAAGAAATAGAAGTTGTAGATGACAAATTAAAAATTGGTGCTTATACTGTATATAATATATTAGGTGAAGATTTTTTTAAAAAAGCAATAAATAAAGATTCAATTTCCCAAGAAGAAGATTGGGAAAATATAAACAAATTATCATATTATAACAATCATGCAAACTTAGCTTTTATCTATTCATCAATTAAAAAAGATAATAAAGTGTATCTAACTTCTTCAAGTGCTTCAAAAGAAGAATTAGAAGAAAAAAGTGAATTACACTATTTTCACCATTATGAAGATGCGGGAGAATCACTTGTTAATTCTTTTGAATCAAAAGAAATTCTTTATGATAATTATACTGATAAATGGAGTTCTTTTAGAGCTGTACATATTCCAATGACATTAGAAAATTCACAGGTTATTGTAATATCTGCTGAGGTTTCAATGGAAGTTTTTAACAAAATTATCGATGATATAAAATATAAATATCTTGAAGAAACACTATTATATCTTCTACTAACTCTTCCAATAATATTTACAACATATTTATCTATAAAAGAAAAAACTTTAGAAAATATTATGATGGAACATGAAGTTATGAGGTCAGAGAAAATGGCTGCATTAGGTGAAATGATTGCAAATATAGCCCATCAATGGAGACAGCCTTTATCTGTTATTTCTACAGGTGTCACAGGAATGAAAATACAAAAAGAATATGGAATTTTAAATGATGAAGAATTTGATAAAACTTGTCAAGCAATAAATGACAATGCTCAATATTTATCAAAAACAATAGATCATTTTAGTGATTTTATAAAAGGTGAACGAAATAAAGTTGTATTTGATATAGCAGATAATATAAATAACTTTTTAACTTTGGTTCAAGGTTCTATTAAAATTCATAATATAAATATAGTTTTAGATCTTGAAGAAAATATCAAGATTAATAATTATCCAAACGAACTTTTGCAGTGTTTATTCAATATTTTTAATAATGCAAAAGATGCATTAATAGAAAAAAAAGTTGAGAATAAATATGTTTTTATTTCTTCTAAAATTAAAAAAAATCATGTAATTATTAAAATAAAAGACAATGCCCATGGAATAGCAAATAGTGTTTTACCTCATATATTTGAACCTTATTTTACAACAAAAGATAAAAGTAAAGGTACAGGATTAGGTTTAAATATTACATATAATCTAGTAACAAAAGGTATGGATGGTTCAATGGAAGCTTATAATGTTTCTTTTACTTATAATAAAAATGAATATGCAGGTGCGGAGTTCAGAATAGAATTACCATATGAATAA
- a CDS encoding DUF2071 domain-containing protein, with amino-acid sequence MEKGWKQTWENLLFQHFEIEDKSFLEKYLPKDCYLDSFEGKYYIGLVSMQMTNVRHKSTKDFVWFKEYNELNVRAYITYKNKPGVLFLSLDVDSLISVFGARVFYGLPYRYRNYKVENKSIETLHNNNDIFKCEYSIDNDFKIYKKGSFAFWATERYFFANKYLGFSFMGNITHKPWVLTTAKVNNQNLEVLKPYNIVSQHKDILFCKSLEVTTSKLQLI; translated from the coding sequence ATGGAAAAAGGCTGGAAACAAACATGGGAAAATTTACTTTTTCAACATTTTGAGATTGAAGATAAAAGTTTTTTAGAAAAATATTTGCCAAAAGATTGTTATCTCGATAGTTTTGAAGGAAAATATTACATTGGCTTAGTTAGTATGCAAATGACTAATGTACGCCATAAATCAACAAAAGATTTTGTATGGTTTAAAGAATATAATGAACTTAATGTAAGAGCTTATATTACATATAAAAATAAACCTGGAGTTTTATTTTTAAGTTTAGATGTTGACTCTTTAATTTCGGTTTTTGGTGCAAGAGTTTTTTATGGCCTACCTTATCGATATAGAAATTATAAAGTAGAAAATAAATCAATAGAAACTTTGCATAATAACAATGATATTTTTAAATGTGAATATTCTATAGATAATGATTTTAAAATATATAAAAAAGGTAGTTTCGCTTTTTGGGCAACTGAGAGATACTTTTTTGCAAACAAATATTTAGGATTTAGTTTTATGGGAAATATAACTCACAAGCCATGGGTTTTAACAACTGCAAAAGTTAATAATCAAAATTTAGAAGTATTAAAACCATACAATATAGTATCTCAACACAAAGATATACTGTTTTGTAAATCTTTAGAGGTTACTACCTCAAAATTACAGCTTATTTAA
- a CDS encoding YccF domain-containing protein codes for MRLIGNFLWFILGGVLMGILWWIMGLICFISIIGIPWAKACFVIGQFTFFPFGKEAISREELHQAKDIGTSGFGVIGNIIWFLLFGLWLAIAHIMNAIACFITIIGIPFGIQHLKLAGIALFPIGQTIVDKEVAAEVRMQNAKEKVSQMRKI; via the coding sequence ATGAGATTAATTGGTAATTTTTTATGGTTTATTTTAGGTGGAGTATTAATGGGAATACTTTGGTGGATAATGGGATTAATCTGTTTCATCTCAATCATTGGTATACCTTGGGCTAAAGCTTGTTTTGTAATAGGACAATTTACATTTTTTCCATTTGGCAAAGAAGCTATTAGTAGAGAAGAGTTACATCAAGCAAAAGATATTGGAACAAGTGGATTTGGAGTAATTGGAAATATCATTTGGTTTTTACTCTTTGGATTATGGTTAGCGATTGCACACATAATGAATGCTATAGCTTGTTTTATAACAATCATAGGAATACCTTTTGGGATTCAACATTTAAAACTAGCTGGCATTGCACTTTTTCCAATAGGTCAAACAATAGTTGATAAGGAAGTTGCAGCAGAAGTTAGAATGCAAAATGCTAAAGAAAAAGTTAGTCAAATGAGAAAAATATAG